One window of Drosophila busckii strain San Diego stock center, stock number 13000-0081.31 chromosome 3L, ASM1175060v1, whole genome shotgun sequence genomic DNA carries:
- the LOC108598378 gene encoding uncharacterized protein LOC108598378 isoform X2, protein MPLSTHDTVFVEPVGNSNSSGTNNTSSSRITVATSQQQQQQQQPPHIVIDGSSISTQAQLKRIMQRRMSIQPQSTQKYAVRTTTAAAAQQQHELLNPQIYKIVTTDGSTSNVIIDTSATAPPHSSKLLLSNLTVLSKQAPTNQPNQQQVNYLGAKSLPYVTATPAVKHQQQQQQQQKFTSISAYKATGAKQLQGYQAQPPSTTANTTPLMQKVTLGSRVVTRLQSYVPPQHQHTPQILVQPAAMQQKYVNAGVNRPAITTTAGSAATALLKRGNQKITVKSVGNMLQQQQQQQQQQQQQQLQQQQLKAFISAQQPTHKTTVKAKLVKQGTNTVANTLSQGQQLQQQQTNTYAKQQLTVNKNGAKLTASSNNNNNKYMLQQQPLQQYTANLPQGTQLQQKTTSAGSYTLQQTGGTIKFVNSHGTIIQQQQQQKQPQLSKRIHYNSNSSCDSNNEQQQQQQQQQQSRSSAASSLITDDVMIVNGTQMTDELSARILQSMAQKSFSQQQQRFQQQTSSTTTTATSTATISSMPPPQPTQIVYGSNGTAVPTSTNLLLTHYQAMSPSSTATPSTTSTYLTINASGSTPSVSILPHGFASGSAAISSYMSATAARRQSVSAPSSRAGSLERKQLQHEALNAPVIRKTTPSVVEYYKQSLNSNPNNHNNSNSTGGNVSVVTAGLSSLRSSGNSLSLPQLAPVHIADMPLMMKQQQLQQQQQQQQQQQLSANEEELYIEEVRPVPVQTQDLRLQQLHAMMQDHTYASQQQNQQSNVHQQPQLQQQQQQAQQWSLGGVGVTVPVAVTPTTPVGSYYGQQFARHVNDDDAHSAISGSSRLAGVDIDPGEETETAPEAEAEDDSVTRCICELTHDDGYMICCDKCSAWQHVDCMGIDRLNIPEEYQCELCQPRAVDKARARALQRQKRKEHMLLVATQAANGVATAAANAAAAAANAAAAAAAAANGGAVGSSMPIGQTGGATYNQELQHLCGGSASLNGSFAKKTKKTKDAAAAATLKKSKKAGDKLSNSGVGTASGAASNKTTKKNSKRKTKSSGDGSGGGSGNSTALTAAEKHAANLRLWIEHYEYAVTNHYSPELRARLHAIQKQPSLLQSIQNTENKALRLIASGSGGGELEKRAQLIPYAGAKVLISSVDLAPNAPIHELRGKYMLTTQFRTQNPTVNMNTPPPSNYLNSFKVHKTPGQFVFFYQLPGVETPMQTLAQQGNQQPTPPLPAYLKGPEVCVDTRTYGNNARFVRRSCRPNAELQHYFEKGTLHLYIVALTHIRAQTEITVRHEPHDLAAVEHKKSHSAVIQPTSTRCACDLGGDCLFALPLAVQQQLQAPPTQPRSSHRNKTSAAAAAAAAANSAAAIQLTMGGLANSNNAAVAAAAAAAAATARNRSTSSSGESSSQMGINSPQLSQLNLGFKSHGGPVAAGATTAAAAAALLCNNNSNNSCSVSMSSVLHDSGICTSSSSPSVSIPSPTPTQLQSPTLQQQHQQQTLLLQRSPTQQQQQILAALPTPMLLSPLPKPTVITQIQPSLLQQQQQKQQQQQQQQQSQEPLAVIAAVAAAQSPITYYVQPQQKLLQQPQQQLLQQPQQQPQEQPQQQQQQQQQQQQQQQQQQQQQQQQQQQQQQQQQQKFVQQQLQQQQQLPEDARLAVSALQSLHVAPTTHVITPIKPQPQLQQQPQQQQPLQQQQHQQPPPMQQQQQAKKIVYQQVVVTPTKTPTKLTLTANNNNNATPTARKTPAKNSATTAAITTALVAKQDDAKITTTTATTPTAGSVNNTSTPVATKKDKPKSREERKLEAILRAIDKMEKQEARGKKAADSSRQGGNNSVSGGKQRSSNSPASPRKRNTSSNSISESTDGSSVTPGTPTTSNNNSNNSLTARRNKKKRKVSRSNNNNNNNNNNNKRRKSYNESDAESHNEAELISTGQHQLQQLDSNTAQQQQSADQAAGLLLALAHNNCDLSNVGFKSPARAAPQSSVSSACLLIEAAMGPLEQQPQQTEFKYPPGGTKTKKALMSSWFLQSEQCEQQQPSGLDSLVQAAMSEINGSREQLVEPASESAVFKVEHFIHQAEGTERSQLQLPLNNSSVKKRWLRQAISEETTDEGQSQTLTPVTTPTTSVSPLQQQQQQQQQQQTPPLLSNGFSTPLKKRRLVVISNGEMELESTADEPHIDVIGSAGEEEHKLEKQQLKIETQSEQQLQHLEQDDDVDILRSPSPGAQQIMAEDNLVKIEPEDTSAAAEDVKIDVEREESQACDKFEEMLKVKRETEEQQQQEQQQQQQLKPEQAPDQNVQVEHKEEPKPLVKPEILPAKMEPLPEPKPGESLLRSTATVNITSAAATVTSAVAAATTMATMTLGDSVKAAIKARAPVLKEEEMPAKKKAKLEAATTIAVSTTAIGVAASTASVTTTAAISPTATTTIAAPAAATMTTITASSNNLTELDIRERLLSFHAANISYLQSRNKKPTSANSSKTNSNSNNNDSMNVAKKPSKAKDEKREREKQLKKSKKDKKKSKDKDKQKAATIAALVLPELKKKASKESKQPLAAIPTVATPTANGKAKHMSNLKQQQQSTLRRRTMSMCVTPAAPTVATTIPTTPIAAAKKRQTNFEQELTKPNNQILSSSLLLNSTKATQQQQQLPAVSATAAATAMPQQQHRKENHHHHHHQQETAVGTGTAATMTLAQAIASGKLTAISRRRESMCGSRQQAALIAAALKKEKKEKKKSKKKEREKKDKQKSKEKTKDKDAKTKNSCQPKQQLTTATPTPATAIAVATIAKPVLPAKPISTPASIVAEPIPVLITQPTTILTAATPNVPMGNSVIKPLPYYNTIYGKLQEPPSAAVVTTPPTKMNATNNMPSLAEYLEATKTKTAVTATAASPVPVAAIAAAAAAAAAAAVEIMPPPATTPLKLYTRTASHDPRLNPMLTVPEPAPMPKRKLSISEYRMRHRPSVDTAPTTPTTPPTERGFAKPQTINKCSLQSPERYQAAMRERRNSISVHQLNNNNNNNNNNNNNKKNNHHQQQQQQPLKHAHPPVTESTTLKKTALSSPADTLSTVNNLLSTAHRLHMFDDKPKTGHFNAAPTLLEQQQEKMSERSRCLQRTISCDSRVIERLGTVATPAVDKSAASVARRDAV, encoded by the exons ATGCCCTTGTCTACACATGATACTGTGTTCGTGGAACCCGTAGgtaacagtaacagcagcggcactaacaacaccagcagcagccgcattaCTGTTGCTActtcacaacaacagcaacagcagcagcagccgccacacATTGTCATCGATGGCAGCAGCATCTCAACGCAAGCGCAACTTAAACGCATCATGCAGCGTCGAATGTCCATACAGCCGCAGTCGACGCAAAAGTACGCCGTGcgtacaacaacagcagcagcagcgcaacagcaacacgagTTGCTGAATCCACAAATCTATAAAATTGTCACTACCGATGGCAGCACCAGCAATGTTATTATCGATACCTCTGCAACAGCGCCACCGCACAGTTCTAAGTTACTGCTCAGCAATCTCACGGTGCTCTCCAAGCAGGCACCAACAAATCAACCAAACCAACAGCAGGTCAATTATCTAGGCGCTAAGAGCTTGCCATATGTTACAGCCACACCTGCTGTCaaacaccagcagcaacagcagcagcaacagaagttCACCAGCATTAGCGCCTACAAGGCAACAGGCGCAAAGCAGTTGCAAGGCTATCAAGCACAGCCGCCATCAACGACTGCGAACACAACGCCACTTATGCAAAAAGTAACTCTGGGCTCACGTGTTGTTACACGGTTGCAATCGTATGTGCCGCCACAGCATCAGCACACGCCACAGATACTTGTGCAACCGGCAGCAATGCAGCAAAAGTATGTAAATGCTGGTGTCAATAGGCCggccataacaacaacagcgggtAGCGCGGCTACGGCATTGCTTAAGCGAGGTAATCAGAAGATCACAGTCAAAAGtgttggcaacatgttgcagcagcaacaacaacaacagcagcagcaacaacagcaacagttgcaacagcagcaacttaaagcTTTCATATCTGCACAGCAGCCAACGCACAAAACGACCGTCAAAGCAAAGTTAGTCAAGCAAGGCACCAACACTGTGGCGAACACCTTGTCACAGgggcaacagctacaacaacaacagaccaACACTTatgccaagcagcaattgACTGTTAACAAGAATGGCGCCAAGTTAACAGCAtcgagcaacaataacaacaataagtatatgctgcaacagcaaccgcTGCAGCAATACACCGCCAATTTGCCACAAGGCAcgcagttgcaacaaaagaCAACAAGTGCTGGCAGTTACACGTTGCAGCAAACAGGCGGCACCATCAAGTTTGTCAATTCGCACGGCACCATcattcagcaacagcagcagcaaaagcaacctCAGCTGTCCAAACGCATacattacaacagcaacagcagctgtgatagcaacaacgagcagcagcaacaacagcagcagcagcagcaatcaaggTCTTCAGCAGCATCATCACTTATCACCGACGATGTGATGATTGTTAATGGCACCCAGATGACCGACGAGCTTTCAGCGCGCATTTTGCAGAGCATGGCGCAAAAATCCtttagccagcagcagcagcgttttcAGCAGCAAACGAgtagtacaacaacaaccgcaacAAGCACGGCAACAATTTCAAGTATGCCACCGCCGCAGCCCACACAAATAGTTTACGGAAGCAATGGTACAGCTGTCCCAACATCCACAAATCTGTTGCTTACACACTATCAGGCTATGTCGCCCAGTTCCACAGCGACGCCCTCAACAACATCCACTTATCTTACAATCAATGCCAGTGGCAGTACTCCTTCGGTGAGCATACTGCCGCATGGTTTTGCCAGCGGCAGTGCCGCCATATCCTCCTATATGTCAGCCACAGCTGCACGGCGGCAATCGGTGAGCGCGCCCAGCAGTCGGGCGGGCTCGCTGGAGcgcaagcaactgcagcatgaAGCGCTAAACGCACCTGTGATACGCAAGACAACGCCAAGTGTTGTAGAATATTACAAGCAAAG CTTGAACAGCAATCCCAACAACCACAATAATAGCAACAGTACCGGGGGCAACGTCAGCGTTGTGACCGCTGGCTTAAGCAGCTTGCGTAGCAGTGGCAATAGTCTTAGTCTGCCACAATTGGCGCCAGTCCATATTGCAGATATGCCGTTGATGATGAAacaacagcagttgcagcagcagcaacagcaacaacaacagcagcagctatctGCCAATGAAGAGGAATTGTACATTGAAGAAGTGCGTCCAGTGCCAGTCCAAACGCAGGATCTGCGTTTACAGCAGTTGCATGCCATGATGCAAGATCATACCTATGCCTcacagcagcaaaatcaacAGTCCAATGTACACCAACaaccgcagctgcagcagcagcagcagcaggcccaACAATGGTCACTTGGTGGCGTTGGTGTTACTGTACCTGTCGCTGTTACGCCCACCACACCAGTTGGCAGTTACTATGGACAGCAAT TTGCACGGCATGTGAATGATGACGATGCACACTCGGCCATCAGCGGCAGCTCCCGTTTAGCTGGCGTCGATATTGATCCCGGCGAGGAGACGGAAACTGCACCTGAAGCCGAAGCCGAGGATGATTCAGTAACTCGTTGTATTTGTGAGCTGACCCATGATGATGGTTACATGATTTGCTGCGACAAGTGCTC CGCCTGGCAGCACGTCGACTGCATGGGTATTGACCGTCTAAACATACCGGAGGAGTATCAATGTGAGTTGTGTCAACCCAGAGCCGTGGATAAGGCACGCGCACGCGCGTTGCAACGTCAGAAGCGCAAGGAACACATGTTGCTGGTGGCTACACAGGCGGCTAATGGTGTTGCAACCGCTGCGgcgaatgctgctgctgctgctgctaacgctgccgccgccgctgcagcagcggctaaTGGTGGTGCAGTAGGTAGTAGCATGCCCATTGGGCAAACAGGCGGAGCCACTTACAATCAAGAACTGCAGCATCTGTGCGGCGGTTCTGCTAGCTTAAATGGCAGCTTTGCCaagaaaacaaagaaaaccaaagatgctgctgcggcagctaCGCTTAAGAAAAGTAAGAAAGCTGGCGATAAGCTATCTAACAGCGGCGTCGGCACGGCAAGCGGCGCAGCTAGCAATAAGACCACCAAGAAAAACAGTAAGCGCAAGACTAAATCCAGCGGCGATGGCAGTGGTGGCGGAAGTGGCAACAGCACTGCGCTAACCGCCGCCGAGAAACATGCCGCGAATTTACGCCTATGGATTGAGCACTATGAGTACGCTGTGACCAATCATTACTCACCCGAACTGCGTGCGCGTCTGCATGCCATACAAAAGCAGCCCAGTCTGCTGCAGAGCATACAGAATACGGAGAATAAAGCATTGCGTTTGATTGCTAGCGGGAGCGGTGGCGGCGAACTGGAGAAACGTGCTCAGCTTATACCTTATGCTGGCGCTAAGGTGCTCATCAGTAGCGTCGATCTGGCACCCAATGCGCCTATTCATGAGCTGCGGGGCAAGTATATGCTCACCACACAGTTTCGCACACAGAACCCCACGGTCAACATGAATACGCCGCCGCCAAGCAATTATCTTAATAGCTTCAAAGTGCATAAGACGCCAGGACAGTTTGTCTTCTTCTATCAGTTGCCGGGCGTGGAGACGCCGATGCAAACGCTGGCGCAGCAGGGCAACCAACAGCCCACACCACCATTGCCCGCTTATTTGAAAGGGCCAGAAGTCTGCGTGGATACCCGCACCTATGGCAACAATGCGCGCTTTGTGCGTCGCTCGTGTCGACCCAATGCGGAGTTGCAGCATTACTTTGAAAAGGGCACATTGCATCTGTATATTGTGGCACTGACGCACATACGCGCCCAGACCGAGATTACCGTGCGACACGAACCTCATGATTTGGCTGCAGTCGAGCACAAGAAATCCCACTCTGCTGTCATACAGCCAACAAGCACACGCTGCGCTTGTGATCTGGGTGGCGATTGTCTCTTCGCTTTGCCGTTGGCtgtacagcagcaactgcaggcgCCACCCACGCAACCGCGTAGCAGTCATCGCAACAAgacttcagcagcagcagcagccgcagcggcagccaaTAGCGCTGCTGCTATACAGCTTACTATGGGCGGCTTggctaacagcaacaatgcggcggtagcagcagcagctgcagcagcggcagccacagCACGCAATCGATCAACATCCTCGAGTGGTGAGAGTAGCAGCCAAATGGGCATTAATAGTCCGCAGCTGAGTCAACTGAATTTGGGTTTTAAGTCTCATGGAGGtccagttgctgctggtgcgacaacagctgcagcagccgctgctctgctttgcaacaacaacagcaacaactcatGCTCTGTATCAATGTCCAGTGTGTTGCATGACTCGGGCATATGCACATCCTCGTCATCGCCATCAGTATCGATACCTTCGCCTACGCCCACCCAACTGCAATCGCCaacattacaacaacaacatcaacagcagacTTTGTTACTACAGCGCAGTccaacgcaacagcaacaacagataTTGGCGGCATTGCCTACGCCTATGCTGCTGTCACCGTTACCTAAGCCCACTGTTATAACGCAAATACAACCATCGttgttacagcagcagcaacaaaagcaacaacaacagcagcagcagcaacagtcgcaggAGCCGCTGGCGGTCATTGCAGCTGTAGCAGCCGCGCAGTCCCCAATAACGTACTATGtgcagccacaacaaaaactgcttcagcaaccacaacaacaactgcttcagcaaccacaacaacaaccgcagGAGCAgcctcaacaacaacagcagcagcagcaacagcagcagcagcaacagcagcagcagcagcaacaacagcagcaacagcagcagcagcaacaacagcagcagcaacaaaagttcgtacagcaacagttgcagcaacagcaacaattgccgGAAGATGCACGTCTAGCAGTTAGTGCATTACAATCTTTGCATGTAGCGCCTACTACTCATGTTATTACGCCTAtcaagccacagccacaattgcaacaacaaccacaacaacagcaaccattgcaacaacagcagcaccagcagccgccaccaatgcaacagcagcaacaagcaaagaaaattgtttatcaGCAGGTAGTGGTTACGCCCACTAAAACTCCTACCAAACTGACACTTAcagcaaataacaacaacaatgcgacaCCAACAGCGCGAAAAACGCCAGCCAAGAattcagcaacaacagcagcaataacaaccgCACTTGTCGCCAAGCAGGATgatgcaaaaataacaaccACAACTGCGACGACGCCAACGGCAGGCAGTGTCAACAATACTTCAACACCAGTTGCTACCAAGAAGGATAAACCGAAGTCACGCGAGGAACGCAAGCTGGAGGCCATACTGCGTGCCATTGACAAAATGGAAAAGCAAGAGGCGCGTGGCAAGAAAGCAGCGGACAGCAGCCGGCAGGGTGGCAATAATAGTGTCAGCGGTGGCAAGCAGCGGTCAAGCAATTCGCCAGCCTCACCGCGCAAACGTAATACAAGCAGCAATTCCATAAGCGAATCGACAGATGGCTCCAGTGTGACTCCAGGCACACCTACAaccagtaacaacaacagcaacaatagtttAACAGCGCGTCGCAATAAAAAGAAGCGCAAAGTAAGtcgcagcaacaataacaataataataataataacaacaataagcgaCGCAAGAGCTATAACGAATCCGATGCTGAGTCGCACAACGAAGCCGAACTTATCTCAACTGGGCAGCATCAATTACAACAACTGGATAGCAACACagcccagcaacagcaatcagcTGATCAAGCAGCTGGTTtattgctggcgctggcgcacAACAATTGCGACTTGAGCAATGTCGGCTTCAAATCGCCAGCAAGAGCGGCACCACAGTCTTCGGTGAGCAGCGCTTGTCTGTTGATTGAGGCTGCCATGGGGCCGTTagagcagcaaccacagcaaaCTGAGTTTAAGTATCCACCAGGTGgcaccaaaaccaaaaaggcGCTCATGTCCAGCTGGTTTTTGCAGTCGGAGCAAtgtgagcaacagcagccgtcGGGCCTAGATAGTCTGGTACAAGCAGCAATGAGCGAGATTAATGGCTCACGTGAGCAGCTTGTTGAGCCCGCTTCGGAATCAGCTGTTTTTAAGGTTGAGCATTTTATACACCAGGCTGAAGGCACGGAACGCTcgcaattgcagttgccgtTAAACAACTCGTCGGTGAAGAAGCGCTGGCTGCGCCAGGCCATCAGCGAAGAGACCACGGACGAGGGGCAATCGCAGACGCTCACGCCCGTAACGACGCCCACCACAAGCGTATCGcccttgcagcagcagcagcagcagcagcaacaacaacaaacaccaCCGTTGCTGTCGAACGGCTTTAGCACGCCGCTAAAGAAGCGACGGCTTGTGGTCATCAGCAATGGCGAGATGGAGTTGGAGTCGACTGCCGATGAGCCACATATCGATGTCATTGGCAGCGCTGGCGAGGAGGAGCACAAATTGGAGAAGCAGCAGTTGAAGATTGAGACACAGTcagagcagcagttgcagcactTGGAGCAAGATGATGATGTGGATATATTGCGCTCGCCTAGTCCAGGAGCACAGCAAATTATGGCCGAGGATAATTTGGTGAAAATTGAGCCTGAGGATACAAGCGCTGCTGCGGAGGATGTCAAAATCGATGTAGAGCGCGAGGAAAGTCAGGCATGCGATAAGTTTGAGGAAATGCTCAAGGTGAAGCGCGAGACAgaggaacagcagcaacaggagcagcaacaacaacagcaacttaagCCAGAGCAAGCGCCCGATCAAAATGTGCAAGTGGAGCATAAAGAGGAGCCAAAGCCGCTGGTTAAACCAGAAATACTACCAGCCAAGATGGAGCCGTTGCCAGAGCCGAAGCCAGGTGAATCGCTGCTGCgttcaacagcaactgttaatataacaagtgcagcagcaactgtaacAAGTGCAgtagccgcagcaacaacaatggccacAATGACGCTAGGGGATTCAGTTAAAGCAGCTATAAAGGCACGTGCACCAGTGCTTAAAGAGGAGGAGATGCCAGCCAAGAAGAAAGCAAAACTCGAAGCAGCGACAACTATTGCTGTGAGCACGACAGCAATTGGCGTTGCAGCAAGCACAGCGTCAGTAACTACAACTGCTGCAATTTCGCCAACAGCAACTACGACAATAGCAGcacctgcagcagcaacaatgacaacaataacagccagcagcaacaatctaACTGAGCTCGATATACGAGAACGTTTATTGTCCTTCCACGCAGCCAATATTTCGTACCTGCAATCCCGCAATAAAAAGCCCACCAGTGCCAACTCTAGCAAAaccaatagcaatagcaacaataatgaCAGTATGAATGTTGCTAAAAAGCCTAGCAAGGCGAAGGATGAAAAGCGCGAGCGTGAGAAGCAACTGAAGAAGTCGAAAAAGGATAAAAAGAAATCCAAGGATAAGGATaagcaaaaggcagcaacaattgcggCACTGGTATTGCCAGAGCTGAAAAAGAAAGCATCCAAGGAGAGCAAACAACCATTAGCAGCAATACCAACAGTTGCCACACCCACCGCCAATGGCAAGGCCAAGCACATGAGCAATCT caaacagcaacaacaatctaCGCTGCGTCGTCGCACAATGTCAATGTGTGTTACGCCTGCCGCACcaactgtggcaacaacaattccaACAACGcccatagcagcagcaaagaagcGGCAAACCAACTTTGAGCAAGAGCTAACCAAGCCCAACAATCAGATACTTagcagcagtttgttgttaaataGCACCAAggcaacacaacagcagcagcaactgccggCTGTATCAGCTACTGCAGCGGCGACTGCtatgccacagcaacagcatcgcAAAGagaatcatcatcatcaccatcatcagCAGGAGACAGCGGTGGGGACAGGTACAGCAGCAACCATGACCTTGGCTCAGGCCATTGCCAGCGGCAAGTTGACGGCTATTAGCCGACGGCGCGAGTCCATGTGCGGCAGTCGCCAGCAAGCAGCGTTGATAGCTGCTGCGCTCAAGAAGGAAAAGAAGGAGAAAAAGAAGAGCAAGAAAAAGGAGCGCGAAAAGAAGGATAAGCAAAAGAGCAAAGAGAAAACAAAGGACAAAGATGCCAAAACAAAGAATAGCTGtcagcccaagcagcagctgacgacagcaacaccaacaccagcCACAGCAATAGCGGTAGCAACTATTGCTAAGCCTGTTTTGCCAGCAAAACCGATTTCAACACCTGCATCGATAGTTGCGGAACCCATTCCCGTGCTTATCACACAACCCACAACAATTCTGACGGCTGCCACGCCCAACGTGCCCATGGGGAACAGCGTTATTAAGCCCTTGCCATACTATAATACCATCTATGGAAAGCTGCAGGAGCCACCTAGCGCTGCGGTGGTCACAACACCGCCGACCAAAATGAATGCCACTAACAATATGCCCAGTTTAGCGGAATATCTAGAggcaaccaaaacaaaaacagctgtaactgcaactgcagcgtcGCCAGTGCcagttgctgccattgccgctgccgctgctgctgctgctgcagcagctgtggaaATTATGCCCCCGCCAGCAACAACGCCGCTGAAGCTTTACACGCGTACTGCCAGCCATGATCCACGCTTGAATCCCATGCTGACAGTGCCTGAGCCGGCGCCCATGCCCAAGCGTAAGCTGTCCATTAGTGAATATCGCATGCGACATCGTCCATCAGTCGATACCGCGCCCACAACTCCAACCACGCCGCCTACGGAGCGCGGCTTTGCCAAGCCACAGACGATTAACAAGTGTTCGCTGCAATCGCCGGAGCGCTACCAAGCGGCTATGCGCGAACGACGTAACTCTATAAGCGTGCACcaactcaacaacaataacaacaataacaataacaataataacaacaagaagaacaatcatcatcagcagcagcagcagcaacccttGAAACATGCACATCCGCCTGTAACAGAGTCCACAACGCTGAAGAAAACTGCGCTAAGCTCACCAGCGGACACATTAAGCACTGTGAACAATCTTCTAAGCACTGCACACAGGCTGCATATGTTCGATGACAAGCCCAAAA CTGGACACTTCAATGCCGCGCCCACATTGctggaacagcagcaggagaagATGAGCGAGCGTTCCCGTTGTCTCCAGCGCACCATATCATGTGATTCTCGTGTCATTGAGCGTCTTGGCACTGTCGCCACACCTGCTGTGGACAAGTCAGCGGCTTCAGTAGCACGGCGAGATGCTGTGTAA